The Maylandia zebra isolate NMK-2024a linkage group LG4, Mzebra_GT3a, whole genome shotgun sequence genome segment gacagaaACATGAGTGACACTACACTTCCTTCTTTAGCTTGCAGTCTTGTGTTCTCCAGAAGAATCTGTTAAAACTGAAGAAACACCATCAGGAACAGCTCAGGTTCATTAACCTGTAATTGCTAGTgagcatagactgtatataaaagatgaatacAGTCACCGTGATATCAACCACTGGTTAGGGATGGGCCTTTGTGAAGGTGCTAAAAGCAAGGGGTGGATCTGACTATTATAACTACTGATATAATCCTTGTTTGACTTCATCAATGGAGTCCATGAATGTAGATGTTTATGTAGACTGTTCTGGAGATTCACAGCCCATAGTTACCTGAttcagaaaaacatttattaccTTGTTGCAGAATGAATAATGAATGAACAACATgaattgtgttttgtgttgtaaaaGCAAGAAATGCACAGGTGTTGTTAATGTTGGCTTATTTCCATTAAGTCACACTTAGCCAGCAGGCTTCCATAATATATAGTTTAAAACAAATCACAGTTTGTCTGGAGCCATGTTTCCATATTTAGTTTCTCAGTTTTAGCACCGTTACCTTGAAATTATTTCATTTGATAGTCTGGCGTCTGCTGGCCTCTGCTGGACACTCCCAGCACTCCTCCTCACAGCCAGACTGCACTGATTTCAGTGCATGAATTAACTGCATGTGAAAAAATTGTCATTAGATAATTGCCAATGTTTATAATGAACTCAACAATGGTGCCATTCAAAGCAACCTAACTGCCAGTTTTAGCCATGAATGGGTATTTTGTTTACTCTTCGTGCTTGCTGCAGATAAAGCTTGAGAGAATAGGAACCAAATGCGGATAAATGAAAGCCAAGGACGTAGTTCTGTGCAGCAAACATATCTAACAGTGCAAAGACAGGAAGCAAGACAGATACTGGCAGCACATCAGTAAGCAAGGGAGGCGGGTTTGTTCTTTTAGTCATAATTACTCTTTTATTCTACTTTCAAATTCAATTTTAATTCTCTAGTATCGTGTCACAGTAATCTGCAGAAAGGACCTACAGTATCAGAGAGAAAgctccaacaatcagatgatcccaTAAGATCAAGCATTTAGCAGtggtggggaggaagaactcatttttaacaggaagaggccAACAGCAGAACGAGGACAGTCGTCTGCTGTTTCTGGTTGGGAGTTGAGAGGAAAGAGATGACTACAAGAAGATCATATAGACAAACTGAGGTTACACAAAATTTTATGACATGCATTGTTTGCGATTGTGGCGAGTCCAAAGCCACACAGCGTAGAAATTTCACGAAAACCTTTTGCAGTAGTCCAAGCACTGAGTAACAGGGGTCAGACTGTGTTTAGTGTGTTGTCACGTTGATATTAAGCACAACCTGTAAGGTCCCCTTCATATTGCATATTTGCTTCTGTTCTTTTCTTGATGCAGATTTGTGGCGACGAATGTGATGCGCCTGAAGCGCCTGGGCATCACCCACATCCTGAACGCTGCAGAGGGAAACTCCTTCATGCACGTCAACACCAGTGCTGAGTTCTATGCTGGCACAGGCATCATCTACCACGGCATACCGGCCAGCGACACAGACCACTTTGATATCAGCATTTACTTTGAAGAGGCGGCCGACTTTATCGAGAAGGCTCTGgcgtacaaaaacaaaaaaggtcaGAATAGAGGAGCACACAGATGTATGTGAAGTATTTGAAAAAATACAGTCATATCACGCTAACTGCAAGAAGTTCTCGTCAGTCAAGACGCTGGctagaacaaaaaagaaagacaatgtTTGCCATTAGGTTGTAAAAGGAGTGGCAAGTTTCATAAGCTTCATACTTTGAGGCCAACACGTATTAGATTAGAATTAGATTTGTCAGGTGATAACTTTGCACAGGTTTGAGGGCTTTGATCAAACTGTAACACCTGCATCTCTTTTCCTCTGTAGGTAAAGTGTACGTCCATTGCAGGGAGGGCTACAGCCGCTCGCCTACCTTAGTTATCGCCTACCTGATGCTGCAACAGAACATGGACATCCACACTGCTCTGGCCATGATCCGACAGAAAAGAGAGATCGGACCCAACGACGGCTTCCTTCGGCAGCTCTGTCGGCTAAACCAGAGGCTGTCCGCTGAGGGGAAGCTCTGGAACAAATGAGGCAGGCAGGAAAGCATGCTTATGCTTAATCGCACACCCGTCCTTTCACTTGTTCTACAGCCTGAACGAGCCACAAATATGTGAGGGAGTGCCTGCTAAACATGGAATTTAATGTGTAAATTCGGGTACACTGAATTCCCAGCATGTTTACAGGGTCTCACGTCTGTGAATATTACGTTCATCTGAGCTCACCTCGTATTTTTCAGATCCAGTCTGTGTAGCGTAAATATTTTCCTGTTGCTCACTGTTTCAGAGAACATTTTAAGATTAAGAAGTAAATGTTGatatacatttatatatgtTGAAAGTGGTGAAAATTTAGATAGTATAGTTCTGTGTGATACTGTCACCGCCTTTTCTCATTGAAGCTTCCTTTCTCTTCCGCCCTCGTGGGGTCGAGCCCTTAGTGTTGGCTTCTCTCCTGAAAACACTGCCAAATGTCTCAGTGGCAGCCGCTGCCGAAGGGGACTTCAAGTGGATACTGTGATTTTTCAAATCGAATCAATGATTTTATTGCACTAGTTGGAAAGATATAATAGCTATTTTTCAACTTCTAATACTCTGACACTTATGTACAATATCGATGTTTAGTATATGCTTTAGGTAAGTGCACATATTCTGACCTCACATCTGATAGCCTGCCTCAAAAGTATTTTTCAGTCTAAACATCATTCTACAGTTATTGTGCTTTATAGagaaatgttaaaatgttttacattGCCAGATGGTTACCTTTTTATTAAAGAGAAACTAATGTACTTTAATATTATTGGACCTGCTAAAAAGAACTAATTATTTATGAGAGTTGGATGAAAAGATTGACTGTAAAACACAAACCTACAGCTGccagttagcttagcacaaaggAAAATGCTACGCTGTAGCACAGTAGCTAATATAAATATCAGAAGAATTATAGTTAGACATTTTGGTATATAGTATTTTTGTAGAAATTTAATCAAACAAGGAAAAGCATGTTAAATATTGAGCTTTACAGTTTTGTGTGTACCATTATGCAAAGGTAggctctttgttttgttttttctttttcttatttttcaagCTATGCTAGCTACCTGCTAAAAGTAGCTTTGTACATATTTAGTATACAAACACGTGGTATCAGAGAACTTCTAATACAGAGCTCAACAGTAACATACTCCCTTTCTTTTAATGGTTTAGGTTCCATTTTTACCACTGATGTTTCAGAAAAACCTTAAATATTAACATTTGGGTCATGAATCCAGCTAACAGGCTACAAGATGAATCATGACCATGAAGAGATTTGATTTTTAATCCCACTACAAATACCAGATACCACATCAAATGATCCTTTTCATTATCCCAGTGCTGTATAATAGTTATGAGTAGTTAAGAATATCCTTTTTGAGCTTCTCCTGtgcgtgtacgtgtgtgtgtagtgGAGTATAGCTTAAATAATGATATGATACAGTGCTTCATTTGTTGTTGCAATCACTGTTCTCCCAGTTTCTGAGAAAACCCCCCACAAATCTAAAATTTGAGGGTATCcataaatcacatttttcaaaataaaagggaTAGAGATAAGCGGTACCGTTCAATTTGTTGTTCCTTTAGCCATTGAACTCCTTTTGCTTGCAGTCATTGAGGACCATCTTGCAAGTGCCCTCTGTTGAGCTTCTAACTGAAATACAGCTAAATGAGATTAACAGGACGTTGAATTGTGCTCCCTTATTGGCCCCAGTGGTATCAATCCAATCATCTAACTCTCATCATGACCATGAAACTAtttttcaattcctttaatgtTAGCTTTGGGAGATTTGAATTCTTCCACTGAGCAACTCTATAATTGTAAACTGATTGTAATGTTAATACTGCCAAAACAAGACAATTATTTCCCAGTTGCTTCTCAGTCAACGCCTTTTGCACATTTGTATGTTCATATGAGTGTTTTTGTCAAACTATATCTAGTTTTATATACGGCAGCATGTCAAAGTAACACTTTTAGCCCTGTGTACACACAGCTGTGTATATCTGTGTATATCTGCTGAGTCATGGTGTGCATTATTAAGTGTGCATTATTAAGTGTGCATTATTCCTCACAATGTGCATTAGTCTGCCTGTGACTTGTGAATCATCATGTGCATTACTGAGTAGTGGTGATATAACTGGTCATGTCAGTAGACTTTCCGATGATGACACTGCTCTTATGAAGTGCACTTTATCCAATGACGCTGGTGATTGTTGTAGCTCTCTTTTCATatattcataaataaataaatgaagtaaACATGGCTGTCTTTCTTTAATGTGTGGCTTCTTTCAAAGGAAAATATCTCAGGTGTGAGATCTCAGCATGCCAAGATCCACAGCTAGAATAGATTACACAAtacataattcaattcaattcaattttatttatatagcgccaaatcacaacataagtcgcctcaaggcgcttcatagatacagagaaaaaccccaacaatcatatgaccccctatgagcaagcactttggcaacagtgggaaggaaaaactcccttttaacaggaagaaacctccggcagaaccaggctcagggaggggcggggccatctgctgcgaccggttggggtgagagaaggaagacaggataaagacatgctgtggaagagagacagagattaataacagatatgattcaatgcagagaggtctgttaacacatagtgagtgagaaaggtgactggaaaggaaaaactcaatgcatcatgggaatccccggcagcctacgtctattgcagcataactaagggaggattcagggtcacctggtccagccctaactatatgctttagcaaaaaggaaagtttgaagcctaatcttgaaagtagagatagtgtctgtctcccgaatccaaactggaagctggttccacagaagaggggcctgaaaactgaaggctctccctcccattctacttttaaatactctaggaacaacaagtaggcctgcagagcgagagcgaagtgctctaatagggtgatatggtactacaaggtcattaagataagatggggcctgattatttaagaccttgtatgtgaggagcaggattttgaattcaattctggatttaacaggaagccaatgaagggaagccaaaacaggagaaatctgctctctctttctagtccctgtcaggactcttgctgcagcattttggattaactgaaggcttttcagggagttttttggacatcctgataataatgaattacagtagtccagcctggaagtaataaatgcatgaactagtttttcagcgtcactctgagacaggatatttctaattttagagatgttgcgcaaatggaagaacgcagtcttacatatttgtttaatatgtgcattgaaggacatgtcctggtcaaaaatgacttcaaggttcctcacagcgttactggaggccaaggtaatgccatccagagtaagaatctgcttagataccatatttctaggcttttcagggccgagtacaataacctcagtttgatctgaattaagaagcagaaaggtAGCGGCCATCCagctctttatgtctttaagacattcctgcagtttaactaattggtgtgtgttatctggcttcatggacagatagagctgggtctcatctgcatagcagtgaaattgtatgctatgtcttctaatgatgctgcctaagggaagcatgtataatgtaaacagaattggtcctagcactgaaccctgtggaactccataattaacctcagtgtgtgaagaggactctccatttacatgcacaaattggagtctattagatagatatgatacaaaccactgcggcacagtacctgtaatacctacagcatgttctaatcgctctaataggatattatggtcgacagtatcgaatgctgcactaaggtctagcaggacaagcacagagatgagtccactgtcagaggccataagaagatcatttgtaactagggatgggtatcgtttaggttttatccgataccggtgccaaattggtacttttgaaacggtgccggtgctcaaacggtgctcaaaccggtgcttaaagaatggagaacacaaaattggtccaaaaacctctcatgttcagctggtttttgtaaaaagataacaatgttagccttttctgcagctatggggcatataaggtatcactcttggctggaagcagtgcttaaacaatggaaaaaacacaaactttatccaaaaacctctcatgtttaactgtttccctctttttctttggtcattttagcctttttggccagggtgaagggagtatctgccatcaaacaagaagacatgtagctatgatgatgtttgctagttcaccttacctgcattaatgtaataacgtggttagcctactcaacgtaaattacacacgaacaacattaagctactcacgcagagaagaacggctgctgctgcatcatcatcctcatcatttctgctacactggcagggctaggggccaggactctcctcttcaggtttttgggggatgttgctaactccgggtccgataacaggcaccacacccgcagtagatgcgctcggtgtgaggtctcgcagcaagctatcaaatacagcgcatttcttggcttttaaaaaaaaacgctatgcgtcgtcaggtgtttcatcggattcgaggtgttacctcctttgacagtatcacagtatcagcttaaagcacttgttgctgctgagtttgcatattttgctatgaagtacagccagactttcgaccgcttcgccttgggcatttttaatctgtagctctgctctaaaagaacgtacgtacctggacccgcctactatcctcggaaacgtaaaatgattggctagaagtgtatcacagctcaggaaaaaaaagcaccgaaataaagcaccgaaatgtgcgctgcttttcggtctggttactaccgtttatgtcagaaccagtgccatcatggcaccggacaccggtacccatccctatttgtaaccttcactaaagctgtttctgtgctgtgctgagctctgaaacctgactgaaactcttcaaataaaccattc includes the following:
- the LOC101478841 gene encoding dual specificity protein phosphatase 3 encodes the protein MKNKHNQQVKTSASNRFDMSSFEVSLQQLNDLLTDESGFYSWPTKHFHEVYPRIYVGNAFVATNVMRLKRLGITHILNAAEGNSFMHVNTSAEFYAGTGIIYHGIPASDTDHFDISIYFEEAADFIEKALAYKNKKGKVYVHCREGYSRSPTLVIAYLMLQQNMDIHTALAMIRQKREIGPNDGFLRQLCRLNQRLSAEGKLWNK